A window of Campylobacter cuniculorum DSM 23162 = LMG 24588 contains these coding sequences:
- the serC gene encoding phosphoserine transaminase → MRKINFSAGPSTLVLEVLKKAQDELVDYQGRGYSIMEISHRSKIFEEVHFGAMSRAKQLYGLNDDYEVLFLQGGASLQFAMIPMNLAMNGTCEYANTGVWTQKAIKEAKILGVKVKVVASSEEENFNHIPEVNFSDNADYAYICSNNTIYGTQYKEYPKTKAPLIVDASSDFFSKKVDFSNIALFYGGVQKNAGISGLACVFIRKDMLERSEKKNLTSMLKYSIHAQNHSLFNTPPTFAIYMFNLQMQWLLELGGLDKMNQINTQKAKLLYDCIDNSGGFYSTHAKSDKSLMNVSFNIKDTNLEALFVKEAEEEGMLGLKGHRILGGIRASIYNAITPEQVQILCEFMREFQKKYA, encoded by the coding sequence ATGAGAAAAATCAATTTTAGTGCAGGTCCATCAACTCTAGTTCTTGAAGTCTTAAAAAAAGCTCAAGATGAACTTGTGGATTATCAAGGTAGGGGCTATTCTATAATGGAGATTAGCCATAGAAGTAAGATTTTTGAGGAGGTACATTTTGGTGCGATGAGTAGGGCAAAACAGCTTTATGGTTTGAATGATGATTATGAAGTGCTTTTTTTGCAGGGTGGTGCGAGTTTGCAATTTGCAATGATTCCTATGAATTTAGCGATGAATGGGACTTGCGAGTATGCAAATACAGGTGTTTGGACGCAAAAAGCAATCAAAGAAGCAAAAATTTTAGGTGTAAAGGTTAAGGTGGTTGCAAGCAGTGAGGAGGAGAATTTCAATCATATCCCAGAAGTGAATTTTAGCGACAATGCTGACTACGCTTATATTTGCTCAAACAATACCATATACGGAACGCAGTATAAAGAATATCCAAAAACAAAGGCTCCTTTGATTGTCGATGCCTCGAGCGATTTTTTTTCAAAAAAAGTTGATTTTTCTAATATCGCTCTTTTTTATGGTGGAGTGCAAAAAAATGCTGGAATTTCAGGTTTAGCTTGTGTTTTTATCCGCAAAGATATGCTTGAAAGAAGTGAGAAAAAAAATCTCACTAGTATGCTTAAATACAGCATTCATGCCCAAAATCATTCTTTATTTAATACCCCGCCCACCTTTGCCATTTATATGTTTAATCTTCAAATGCAATGGCTTTTAGAGCTTGGAGGACTTGATAAGATGAATCAAATCAACACACAAAAAGCAAAGCTTTTGTATGATTGCATCGATAATAGCGGTGGATTTTACAGCACTCATGCAAAATCTGATAAATCTTTGATGAATGTGAGTTTTAACATAAAAGATACAAATTTAGAAGCCCTTTTTGTCAAAGAAGCAGAAGAAGAAGGTATGCTAGGACTTAAAGGACATAGAATTTTAGGAGGAATTCGTGCAAGCATTTATAATGCTATCACTCCCGAACAAGTGCAAATTTTATGCGAATTTATGAGGGAATTTCAAAAGAAATACGCGTGA
- a CDS encoding DNA-processing protein DprA — MARYTENVLNILTLLEKKIIKKTSKKDTEWLINNTRQSNDIDMERLFKEKNLNEKFETSCKENLVNLEFNGQKDFSKDFDRFKDKIREKLEEISSVEGFISFKDEKFPLIISQSEESPKSTPKEHGQLSLNFDEPQENNKKQDKIEISSKLEKDLPLILAYKGDLNLLAKERFRVAVIGLLEPEENIQKLEKDIVTQFRDKDAIIISGLALGCDTIAHETAFKEATVAILPSTLEDILPKENEELAKDIANGGGLLISEYYEKAENQWEFIGRYIARDRLQAMFSDIVILTASYTEKDSKEDSKKDSGSRHAMNKAKAYGIKRGIVFDEKLWFDDSTQSQFRLNKYLLLERFKDIDSNDDELKNNNTLTQIKEKIKQETEEKIKQEIKEKIKQEIKEKMHKLIDEISKEEYLKIVGLIKNSKKIEDFFIVERDCQELIEELKNKKD, encoded by the coding sequence ATGGCTCGATACACCGAAAATGTTTTGAATATACTTACTTTACTAGAAAAGAAAATTATAAAAAAAACAAGTAAAAAAGATACAGAATGGCTTATCAATAACACCAGACAATCAAATGATATAGATATGGAGCGTTTATTTAAAGAAAAAAATTTAAATGAAAAATTCGAAACTTCTTGTAAAGAAAATCTTGTAAATTTAGAGTTCAATGGACAAAAAGATTTTTCAAAAGATTTTGACAGATTCAAAGATAAAATACGAGAAAAGCTTGAAGAGATTTCATCTGTTGAGGGCTTTATCAGCTTTAAAGATGAAAAATTTCCTTTGATTATATCGCAATCAGAAGAATCTCCAAAATCAACACCAAAAGAACATGGACAACTATCATTGAATTTTGATGAACCGCAAGAGAACAATAAAAAGCAAGATAAAATAGAAATATCATCAAAATTAGAAAAAGATTTGCCATTGATTTTAGCCTATAAGGGAGATTTGAACTTATTGGCTAAAGAACGTTTTAGAGTTGCTGTTATCGGGCTTTTAGAACCAGAAGAAAACATTCAAAAATTAGAAAAAGACATAGTCACTCAATTTAGAGATAAAGATGCTATTATAATAAGTGGTTTAGCACTTGGTTGTGACACCATAGCACACGAAACTGCTTTCAAAGAGGCTACGGTGGCTATATTGCCAAGCACTCTTGAGGATATTTTACCAAAAGAAAATGAGGAATTAGCAAAGGACATTGCAAATGGTGGAGGATTGTTAATTAGCGAATATTATGAAAAAGCTGAAAATCAATGGGAATTCATTGGAAGATATATAGCCAGAGATAGACTGCAGGCTATGTTTAGTGATATAGTTATTTTAACTGCAAGTTACACAGAAAAAGATAGTAAAGAGGATAGTAAAAAAGATAGCGGCTCAAGGCATGCTATGAATAAAGCAAAAGCGTATGGTATCAAAAGAGGTATTGTATTTGATGAAAAATTATGGTTTGATGATAGCACTCAATCACAATTTAGACTCAATAAATATTTATTGCTTGAAAGATTTAAAGACATAGACTCAAACGATGATGAATTAAAAAATAATAATACATTAACACAAATAAAAGAAAAAATAAAACAAGAAACAGAAGAAAAAATAAAACAAGAAATAAAAGAAAAAATAAAACAAGAAATAAAAGAAAAAATGCATAAATTAATTGATGAAATAAGCAAGGAAGAATATCTAAAAATAGTCGGTTTGATTAAAAATTCAAAAAAGATTGAAGATTTTTTCATCGTTGAAAGAGATTGCCAAGAATTGATAGAAGAATTAAAAAATAAAAAGGATTGA